A single Agrococcus sp. ARC_14 DNA region contains:
- a CDS encoding restriction endonuclease subunit S, giving the protein MSRIDDLLERFAPSGVSSKLLGDIAATVPGLSGKTKADFSDGNARYVSYKNAFANLSVDQSSGDFVKVAPRERQNQLRKGDVVITGSSESLAEVGMSSVVMDEPIEPLYLNSFCFALRFNDPELLFPGYAKHLFRGESIRSQIRRTASGVTRINISKPRFMQVRIPVPPLEVQHQIVRILDQFTQLEAELEAKLEAELEARRHQYEHYRENLLVTDVAKSRRARLDDLFDLRAGKFIAASDIFPEPDNVHSIPCFGGGGLRGYVAEPNQQGDLVLIGRQGALCGNVKRASGAFYATEHSVVVTPQDGVDIRWAFHLLKSMNLNQYASKSAQPGLAVGTLNQLVVDVPSLDEQVRIGSILDKFNALVNHLSVGLPAELAARRKQYEYFRDKLLTFEEAAA; this is encoded by the coding sequence GTGAGTCGCATCGACGATCTTCTTGAGCGGTTCGCTCCAAGCGGGGTGAGTTCTAAATTGCTCGGCGACATCGCAGCGACGGTCCCGGGGTTGTCGGGAAAGACCAAGGCAGATTTCTCCGACGGTAATGCGCGATACGTCTCGTACAAAAATGCTTTCGCCAACCTCTCGGTTGACCAGTCGAGTGGTGATTTCGTGAAGGTAGCACCGAGAGAAAGGCAGAATCAACTACGAAAGGGAGACGTGGTGATCACTGGTTCCTCGGAGTCGCTCGCGGAAGTCGGCATGTCCTCTGTCGTAATGGACGAACCAATTGAGCCGTTGTACCTCAATAGTTTCTGCTTCGCGCTTCGATTTAACGATCCAGAACTCCTGTTTCCCGGCTATGCGAAGCATTTGTTCCGAGGCGAATCGATCCGATCGCAGATCCGACGTACCGCTAGCGGTGTGACCCGCATTAATATCTCCAAACCACGATTCATGCAGGTACGAATCCCCGTACCGCCTCTCGAGGTGCAGCACCAGATCGTGAGAATATTGGATCAGTTCACTCAGCTAGAAGCGGAGCTGGAAGCGAAGCTGGAAGCGGAGCTGGAAGCCCGCCGCCACCAGTATGAGCACTACCGTGAAAATCTCTTGGTAACCGATGTGGCCAAATCGCGTCGCGCACGGCTGGACGACCTGTTCGATCTGCGTGCCGGGAAGTTCATCGCGGCGTCAGATATCTTCCCAGAGCCGGACAATGTGCACTCCATCCCGTGTTTCGGTGGAGGGGGCCTGCGAGGGTACGTCGCGGAACCAAACCAACAGGGCGATCTTGTGCTGATTGGTCGGCAAGGCGCCCTTTGTGGGAACGTCAAACGTGCCAGCGGTGCTTTCTACGCCACTGAGCACTCTGTCGTTGTCACGCCGCAAGATGGCGTCGACATCAGATGGGCCTTTCACCTGCTCAAAAGCATGAATCTAAATCAATACGCTTCGAAGTCTGCACAGCCGGGGCTGGCGGTGGGCACACTCAACCAACTTGTAGTCGACGTCCCTTCGCTAGACGAGCAAGTGCGTATTGGTTCAATTCTTGACAAGTTTAATGCTCTTGTGAACCACCTCAGCGTTGGCCTCCCTGCGGAGCTAGCTGCTCGTCGGAAGCAGTACGAGTACTTCCGCGACAAGCTACTCACCTTTGAGGAGGCAGCCGCATGA
- a CDS encoding type I restriction-modification system subunit M, with the protein MPPITKEAQRAELHKTIWRIANDLRGSVDGWDFKSYVLGMLFYRFISENLTAYINKGEQDAGEASFDYSGLHDDQAEFGRTETVAEKGFYILPSELFANVRKRAATDESLNETLERVFKNIEGSALGTGSEDDLKGLFDDLDVNSNKLGSTVAKRNEKLVKLLDAIGELPLGELQDNSIDLFGDAYEYLMQMYAANAGKSGGEYYTPQEVSELLARITVVGKKAVNKVYDPAAGSGSLLLKFAKVLGKENVRQGFYGQEINLTTYNLARINMFLHDVNYEKFNLAHGDTLMDPAHWDDEPFEAIVSNPPYSIKWDGDANPLLINDERFAPAGVLAPKSKADLAFAMHILSWLAVNGTAAIVEFPGVLYRGGAEQKIRKYLIDNNYVDAVIQLPPDLFFGTTIATCIIVLKKSKTDNSVLFIDGSTEFKRTGNKNKLTPDNQQNILMTFEAREDDDHFARLVSNEDIAANDYNIAVSSYVEQEDTREVVDITELNAEIARIVARQAELRVSIDQIVANLEGSK; encoded by the coding sequence ATGCCGCCGATCACCAAAGAAGCCCAACGCGCCGAGCTGCACAAGACGATCTGGCGTATCGCCAACGATCTGCGAGGCAGCGTCGACGGCTGGGACTTCAAGAGCTACGTGCTCGGCATGCTCTTCTACCGCTTCATCTCCGAGAATCTCACTGCCTACATCAACAAGGGTGAGCAGGACGCTGGCGAGGCCTCGTTCGACTACTCAGGGCTGCACGATGACCAAGCGGAGTTCGGGCGCACCGAGACGGTGGCAGAGAAGGGCTTCTACATCCTTCCGTCCGAGTTGTTCGCGAACGTTCGTAAGCGCGCGGCGACGGATGAAAGCTTGAACGAGACCCTCGAGCGCGTCTTTAAGAACATCGAAGGATCGGCGCTCGGCACCGGCAGCGAGGACGACCTCAAGGGCCTCTTTGACGATCTCGACGTCAACAGCAACAAGCTCGGCAGCACTGTCGCCAAGCGCAACGAGAAGCTCGTGAAGCTCCTTGATGCCATCGGCGAGCTACCGCTCGGTGAGCTGCAGGACAACTCCATCGACCTGTTCGGCGACGCCTACGAGTACTTAATGCAGATGTACGCCGCGAACGCCGGCAAGTCTGGTGGTGAGTACTACACGCCACAAGAAGTCTCGGAGCTGCTCGCCCGCATCACTGTCGTCGGCAAGAAGGCCGTGAACAAGGTCTACGACCCTGCGGCGGGTTCCGGCTCTCTGCTCTTGAAGTTCGCGAAGGTGTTGGGCAAGGAGAACGTCCGCCAGGGCTTCTACGGCCAGGAGATCAACCTGACGACCTACAACCTCGCGCGGATCAACATGTTCCTGCACGACGTCAACTACGAGAAGTTCAACCTCGCCCATGGCGACACGCTCATGGATCCGGCGCACTGGGACGACGAGCCCTTCGAAGCGATCGTGTCCAATCCGCCGTACTCGATCAAGTGGGACGGTGACGCAAACCCGCTCCTCATCAACGATGAGCGTTTCGCTCCGGCCGGTGTGCTCGCACCAAAGTCGAAGGCCGACCTGGCCTTCGCGATGCACATCCTGAGCTGGCTGGCCGTCAACGGCACAGCAGCCATCGTCGAGTTCCCTGGCGTGCTGTACCGCGGGGGAGCGGAGCAAAAGATCCGCAAGTACCTCATCGACAACAACTACGTCGACGCCGTCATCCAGCTCCCGCCGGACCTCTTCTTCGGCACGACCATCGCCACTTGCATCATCGTCCTCAAGAAATCCAAGACCGACAATAGCGTCCTCTTCATCGATGGTTCGACCGAGTTCAAGCGCACCGGTAACAAGAACAAGCTGACGCCCGACAACCAGCAGAACATCTTGATGACCTTTGAGGCACGAGAAGACGATGACCACTTCGCGAGGCTCGTCTCAAACGAGGACATAGCCGCCAATGATTACAACATCGCCGTGTCTTCCTATGTCGAGCAGGAAGATACCCGCGAAGTTGTCGACATCACGGAGCTCAACGCTGAGATTGCGCGGATCGTCGCGCGCCAGGCAGAACTCCGCGTATCCATTGATCAGATCGTGGCCAATCTAGAGGGCTCGAAGTGA
- a CDS encoding NAD(P)/FAD-dependent oxidoreductase, whose protein sequence is METDVVVIGAGPAGLAATLNLARQQRTVVLLDSNRPRHAATLQSHGFITRDGASPLELRTLGRDEVLRYPTVTHERTLVRQIAAIDGGFAVQAEQPGSRAESETRASAVLIATGLSETLPLSQHVRPWYGTSLHSCMDCDGYDKRGQALALIGETDDLVDRAMVIRRHTDDLAVFTNGSDAVDEAGEARLAEHGVALVRAPIAAIEGDRDGMQAIVLEDGERSIRTGGFVRPWWHPQLDFAEQLGLELDEDGLVTVDRTQRTSVEGVYAAGDITPGFRQLAVAAGAGTVAASVVNRDLIARGL, encoded by the coding sequence ATGGAGACCGACGTCGTCGTCATCGGCGCCGGTCCGGCAGGTCTCGCCGCCACGCTGAATCTCGCGCGCCAGCAGCGCACGGTGGTGCTGCTCGACTCCAACCGGCCGCGCCATGCTGCGACGCTGCAGTCGCACGGCTTCATCACGCGCGACGGCGCCTCGCCGCTCGAGCTGCGCACGCTCGGCCGCGACGAGGTGCTGCGCTATCCGACCGTCACGCATGAGCGCACGCTCGTGCGGCAGATCGCAGCGATCGACGGCGGCTTCGCCGTGCAGGCCGAGCAGCCCGGATCCCGCGCCGAGAGCGAGACGCGCGCGAGTGCGGTTCTGATCGCCACCGGCCTGAGTGAGACGCTGCCGCTCTCGCAGCACGTGCGCCCCTGGTACGGCACGAGCCTGCACTCCTGCATGGACTGCGACGGCTACGACAAGCGCGGCCAGGCGCTCGCCCTCATCGGCGAGACCGACGACCTCGTCGACCGCGCCATGGTCATCCGCCGGCACACCGACGACCTCGCCGTCTTCACGAACGGATCGGATGCGGTGGACGAGGCGGGCGAGGCACGGCTGGCCGAGCACGGGGTCGCCCTGGTGCGCGCGCCGATCGCGGCGATCGAGGGCGACCGCGACGGCATGCAGGCGATCGTGCTGGAGGATGGCGAGCGCAGCATCCGCACCGGCGGCTTCGTGCGCCCCTGGTGGCATCCGCAGCTCGACTTCGCCGAGCAGCTGGGCCTCGAGCTCGACGAGGATGGGCTGGTGACGGTCGACCGCACGCAGCGCACCTCCGTCGAGGGCGTCTACGCTGCGGGCGACATCACGCCGGGCTTCCGCCAGCTGGCGGTCGCGGCGGGCGCCGGCACGGTCGCGGCCTCGGTCGTCAACCGCGACCTGATCGCCCGCGGCCTGTAG
- a CDS encoding type I restriction endonuclease subunit R, producing the protein MSDPTSRKYDPIAVSNESTVVAEYVPDAHQTTAYQSEADLEREMIRLLQSQAYEYLPITSEAQLVANLRTQLEAANSITFSDTEWEAFFTTKVAGQNDGIVEKTVRIQEDHIQILKRDDGSTKNITLVDKTNIHNNRLQVINQYELGRGDGGANYANRYDVTVLVNGLPMVHIELKRRGVDIREAFNQINRYQRDSFWAGSGLFEYVQLFVISNGTLTKYYSNTTRGRHIDEGKKQAGGSKKKKTSNSFEFTSWWADAQNKPIQQLTAFVKTFFAKHSLLNVLTKYCVLTADRDLLVMRPYQIVATERILQRIDIATNYKKLGTVDAGGYVWHTTGSGKTLTSFKTAQLASKLPSVDKVLFVVDRKDLDYQTMREYDRFEKGAANSNASTAILKAQLEDSNAKIIITTIQKLSNFIRANKGHEIYSGHVVIIFDECHRSQFGDMHSDITRAFKHYNLFGFTGTPIFAANAGSGGNPSLKTTEQAFGEKLHTYTIVDAITDKNVLPFRIDYINTVKVGNPEDKQVSAIDAEKALLDPRRIREIVKYTLEHFDQKTKRASSYEHAVVTNVTESVRTRRRAEALREKKRVRGFNALFATASIDAARRYYNQFQMQQEELTADRRLKVGIIFSYGANDAVDDDILDDEAFDTDALSADARGFLEDAIQDYNDMFGTSYDTSADKFQNYYKDLSQRMKNREIDLVIVVNMFLTGFDATTLNTLFVDKNLRAHGLIQAYSRTNRILNSVKTYGNIVAFRNLEDQTNAALELFGNKDARGVVLLKPYQEYYGEYAEKVIHLIQRFPLGHQIVGEEAQKDFIGLFGAILRLQNILTSFDDFEGQDPLTERQAQDYRSVYLDLYAEFRKDRNGDKELINDDVVFEIELIKQVEINVDYILMLVEKLRAERGDGDDKEIRAQISCAVDASPTLRSKRDLVEDFVDNVSIDGAVDVQWQAYVAAKREAELEAIIAEEKLRPEQTRAFIESAFRDGQLRTTGTAITKILPPVSRFASDGGHGGKKKSVVEALSRFFERFFGLSAGGE; encoded by the coding sequence ATGAGTGATCCGACTTCACGCAAGTACGACCCGATCGCCGTCTCGAACGAGAGCACGGTCGTCGCCGAGTACGTCCCCGACGCACATCAGACAACTGCGTACCAGTCCGAGGCTGACCTCGAGCGCGAAATGATCCGCCTGCTGCAATCGCAGGCGTACGAGTATCTTCCGATCACGTCGGAAGCGCAGCTCGTCGCGAACCTGCGCACCCAGCTCGAAGCGGCGAACAGCATCACTTTCAGTGACACCGAGTGGGAGGCGTTCTTCACGACGAAGGTCGCCGGCCAGAACGACGGCATTGTGGAGAAGACGGTGCGGATCCAAGAGGATCACATCCAGATCTTGAAGCGTGACGATGGTTCGACGAAGAACATCACGCTGGTCGACAAGACCAATATTCACAACAATCGGCTGCAGGTCATCAACCAGTACGAGTTGGGCCGTGGCGACGGCGGTGCCAACTATGCCAACCGCTACGACGTGACGGTGCTCGTGAACGGCCTCCCGATGGTCCACATCGAGCTCAAGCGTCGTGGCGTCGACATCCGTGAGGCGTTCAACCAGATCAACCGCTACCAGCGGGACAGTTTCTGGGCGGGCTCCGGGCTCTTCGAGTATGTCCAGCTCTTCGTCATCTCGAATGGCACGCTCACCAAGTACTACTCCAACACGACCCGCGGCCGGCACATCGATGAGGGCAAGAAGCAGGCTGGCGGCAGCAAGAAGAAGAAGACGAGCAATAGCTTCGAGTTCACCTCCTGGTGGGCAGACGCGCAGAACAAGCCGATTCAGCAACTGACGGCCTTCGTCAAGACGTTCTTCGCGAAGCACTCGCTGCTCAACGTCCTCACGAAGTACTGCGTCCTCACGGCTGATCGCGACTTGCTCGTCATGCGTCCGTACCAAATCGTGGCGACCGAGCGGATCCTGCAGCGCATTGATATCGCCACGAACTACAAGAAGCTCGGCACGGTCGACGCGGGCGGCTACGTGTGGCACACCACCGGGTCAGGCAAGACGCTGACATCATTCAAGACCGCACAACTGGCATCGAAGCTCCCGAGCGTCGACAAGGTGCTGTTCGTCGTGGACCGCAAGGACCTCGACTACCAGACGATGCGCGAGTACGACCGCTTCGAGAAGGGCGCCGCCAACTCGAACGCCTCGACCGCGATCCTCAAGGCGCAGCTCGAGGATTCGAACGCCAAGATCATCATCACGACGATCCAGAAGCTGTCGAACTTCATTCGCGCCAACAAGGGCCACGAGATCTACTCCGGCCACGTCGTGATCATCTTCGACGAGTGTCACCGCTCGCAGTTCGGAGACATGCACAGCGACATCACCCGCGCGTTCAAGCACTACAACCTGTTCGGTTTCACCGGTACGCCGATCTTCGCGGCCAACGCCGGCAGCGGCGGGAACCCAAGCCTCAAGACCACCGAGCAGGCCTTCGGCGAGAAGTTGCACACCTACACAATCGTCGACGCGATCACCGACAAGAACGTGCTCCCCTTCCGCATCGACTACATCAACACGGTCAAGGTCGGCAACCCGGAGGACAAGCAGGTGTCGGCCATCGATGCCGAGAAGGCGCTCCTCGACCCGCGGCGCATCCGCGAGATCGTCAAGTACACCCTCGAGCACTTTGACCAGAAGACGAAGCGCGCCTCTAGCTACGAGCACGCGGTCGTCACCAACGTCACGGAGTCAGTGCGTACGCGCAGGCGCGCCGAAGCCTTGCGGGAGAAGAAGCGCGTCCGCGGCTTCAACGCACTGTTCGCAACCGCATCCATCGATGCCGCGCGTCGCTACTACAACCAGTTCCAGATGCAGCAAGAAGAGTTGACTGCTGATCGCCGCCTGAAGGTCGGCATCATCTTCTCCTACGGGGCAAACGACGCTGTCGATGACGACATCCTCGACGACGAGGCCTTCGACACCGACGCGTTGTCAGCCGATGCGCGCGGTTTCTTAGAAGACGCGATTCAGGACTACAACGACATGTTCGGCACCAGCTACGACACCAGCGCCGACAAGTTCCAGAACTACTACAAGGACCTATCCCAGCGGATGAAGAACCGCGAGATCGACCTGGTCATCGTGGTGAACATGTTCCTGACCGGCTTCGACGCCACGACGCTCAACACGCTGTTCGTCGACAAGAATCTCCGCGCCCACGGCCTCATCCAGGCGTACTCGCGCACCAACCGCATCCTCAACTCGGTCAAGACCTACGGCAACATCGTCGCTTTCCGAAACCTGGAAGACCAAACCAACGCTGCCCTCGAACTGTTCGGCAACAAGGACGCGCGTGGCGTCGTTCTGCTGAAGCCCTATCAGGAGTATTACGGCGAGTACGCCGAGAAGGTCATTCACCTCATCCAGCGCTTCCCGCTTGGGCACCAGATCGTGGGTGAGGAGGCGCAGAAGGATTTCATTGGCTTGTTCGGGGCCATCCTGCGGCTGCAGAACATCCTCACCTCGTTCGACGACTTCGAGGGACAGGATCCGCTCACCGAGCGACAGGCCCAGGACTACCGCAGCGTCTACCTCGACCTCTATGCCGAGTTCCGCAAGGACCGCAACGGGGACAAGGAACTGATCAACGACGACGTCGTATTCGAGATCGAGCTCATCAAGCAGGTTGAGATCAACGTCGACTACATCCTGATGCTTGTCGAGAAGCTCCGCGCCGAGCGTGGCGACGGCGATGACAAGGAAATCCGCGCCCAGATCTCGTGTGCCGTTGATGCCAGCCCGACACTCCGCAGCAAGCGCGACCTCGTCGAGGACTTCGTCGACAACGTGTCGATTGACGGTGCCGTCGACGTGCAGTGGCAGGCCTACGTTGCAGCCAAGCGAGAAGCCGAGCTCGAGGCGATCATCGCCGAAGAGAAACTCCGACCGGAACAGACGCGTGCCTTCATCGAGTCTGCGTTCCGCGACGGGCAGCTCCGCACTACAGGTACGGCAATCACGAAGATCCTGCCGCCCGTCTCGCGCTTCGCATCTGACGGTGGACACGGTGGCAAGAAGAAGTCCGTTGTTGAAGCATTGTCGCGATTCTTCGAGCGGTTCTTTGGACTCAGCGCAGGAGGAGAGTAG
- the gltX gene encoding glutamate--tRNA ligase, giving the protein MSAPFSTATGSDVVVRFCPSPTGTPHVGLIRTALFNWAYARHHGGKLVFRIEDTDAARDSQESYEQLLEAMRWLGIDWDEGVETGGPHEPYRQSQRGEIYTDLIARLTASGHLYESFATAEEIEARNVEAGRDPRQGYDNFERELTEQQRQAHREAGRVPSLRLRVPDEELSFDDLVRGEITFPAGSFTDFVVVRPNGAPLYTFVNPVDDALMGVTHVLRGEDLLSSTPRQIALYRALADIGVATAIPRFGHLPYVMGDGNKKLSKRDPQSNLFLLREAGFIPEGLLNYLSLLGWSIAPDRDVFTRDELIAAFDVEDVNPNPSRFDPKKAESINGDHVRLLAADDFARRLEPYLGQIFGGEPSEAQRALLVQAAPLVQERMQLIGQAEDMLGFLFLDTEDIHHDADAVASLSEDAHAVLEGSRRALAELESFDTASIEATLREVLIDGLGLKPRLAFTPLRVAVSGRRISPPLFESMELLGRDATLARIERLAASV; this is encoded by the coding sequence ATGAGCGCCCCCTTCTCGACGGCCACCGGCAGCGATGTCGTCGTCCGCTTCTGCCCCTCGCCCACCGGCACCCCGCACGTCGGACTCATCCGCACCGCCCTGTTCAACTGGGCCTACGCGCGCCACCACGGCGGCAAGCTCGTCTTCCGCATCGAGGACACCGACGCTGCCCGCGACAGCCAGGAGTCCTACGAGCAGCTGCTCGAGGCCATGCGCTGGCTCGGCATCGACTGGGACGAGGGCGTCGAGACCGGTGGCCCGCACGAGCCCTACCGGCAGTCGCAGCGCGGCGAGATCTACACCGACCTCATCGCGCGCCTGACGGCATCCGGCCACCTCTACGAGTCGTTCGCGACCGCTGAGGAGATCGAGGCGCGCAACGTGGAGGCCGGCCGCGACCCGCGCCAGGGCTACGACAACTTCGAGCGCGAGCTCACCGAGCAGCAGCGCCAGGCCCACCGCGAGGCGGGCCGCGTGCCGAGCCTGCGCCTGCGCGTGCCCGACGAGGAGCTCTCCTTCGACGACCTCGTGCGCGGCGAGATCACGTTCCCGGCCGGCTCGTTCACCGACTTCGTGGTCGTGCGCCCGAACGGCGCCCCGCTCTACACGTTCGTGAATCCCGTGGACGATGCGCTCATGGGCGTGACGCATGTGCTGCGCGGCGAGGATCTGCTCTCGTCGACGCCGCGCCAGATCGCGCTCTATCGAGCGCTCGCCGACATCGGCGTCGCGACCGCCATCCCGCGCTTCGGTCACCTGCCCTACGTGATGGGCGACGGCAACAAGAAGCTCTCGAAGCGCGACCCGCAGTCCAACCTCTTCCTGCTGCGCGAGGCCGGCTTCATCCCCGAGGGGCTGCTCAACTACCTCTCGCTGCTCGGCTGGTCGATCGCCCCCGACCGCGACGTCTTCACGCGAGACGAGCTGATCGCCGCCTTCGACGTCGAGGACGTCAACCCGAACCCGAGCCGCTTCGACCCGAAGAAGGCCGAGTCGATCAACGGCGACCACGTGCGCCTGCTCGCGGCCGACGACTTCGCGCGGCGCCTCGAGCCCTACCTCGGCCAGATCTTCGGCGGCGAGCCGAGCGAGGCGCAGCGCGCGCTGCTGGTGCAGGCCGCACCGCTCGTGCAGGAGCGCATGCAGCTCATCGGCCAGGCCGAGGACATGCTGGGCTTCCTCTTCCTCGACACGGAGGACATCCACCACGACGCGGATGCGGTGGCGAGCCTGAGCGAGGATGCGCACGCGGTGCTCGAGGGCAGTCGTCGCGCGCTCGCCGAGCTCGAGTCCTTCGACACGGCGTCGATCGAGGCCACGCTGCGCGAGGTGCTCATCGACGGCCTCGGGCTCAAGCCGCGCCTCGCGTTCACGCCGCTGCGGGTGGCGGTCTCGGGCCGCCGCATCTCGCCGCCGCTGTTCGAGTCGATGGAGCTCCTGGGCCGCGACGCGACGCTCGCCCGCATCGAGCGGCTGGCCGCGAGCGTCTGA
- a CDS encoding permease prefix domain 1-containing protein, producing MPAPDPITDLVGRLERAVVATGRRRRELAREIEGDLREDLAARIQAGAPAHAAAASVVAEFGDPRALAAELSIELLAARGRRYAVRTAAAAVTLVAAWVIGMTTLVGLGFRVRAEDEWMLQVSHALDVAGPLVVGAAVLGWIAIRRWGSLAALATVAALQLGFAVVLVAGALAMAVAGAVPAAGTAVLVVLVTLTVLLGTGLAASSAGVLLGWGAIRLEPLRARS from the coding sequence ATGCCCGCTCCCGATCCGATCACCGACCTCGTCGGCCGCCTCGAGCGTGCTGTCGTGGCCACCGGGCGACGCCGCCGGGAGCTCGCTCGCGAGATCGAGGGCGACCTCCGCGAGGATCTCGCCGCGCGCATCCAGGCCGGTGCGCCCGCGCACGCCGCAGCCGCATCCGTCGTCGCCGAGTTCGGCGATCCGCGTGCGCTCGCCGCAGAGCTGTCGATCGAGCTGCTTGCCGCTCGCGGCAGGCGCTACGCCGTCCGCACGGCGGCCGCCGCCGTCACGCTCGTGGCCGCCTGGGTCATCGGCATGACGACGCTCGTGGGGCTCGGCTTCCGCGTCCGTGCAGAGGACGAGTGGATGCTTCAGGTCTCGCACGCGCTCGACGTCGCCGGGCCGCTCGTGGTCGGTGCGGCGGTGCTGGGCTGGATCGCCATCCGGCGCTGGGGCTCGCTCGCCGCGCTCGCAACTGTCGCCGCGCTGCAGCTCGGCTTCGCGGTCGTGCTCGTTGCTGGGGCGCTCGCCATGGCCGTCGCGGGTGCGGTGCCCGCTGCGGGCACCGCGGTGCTCGTCGTGCTCGTGACGCTGACGGTGCTGCTGGGCACCGGGCTCGCCGCCTCCTCGGCGGGTGTGCTGCTGGGGTGGGGAGCCATCAGGCTCGAGCCGCTCCGAGCACGCTCGTGA
- a CDS encoding GIY-YIG nuclease family protein, which yields MVLTLGPILRDAGIDVADALVIRHAYVREHGDTGFPGIHADSTDAEILAYTQNQSVSPRHFPSVPARFWIVFTREGGDQARLWSVLENLGEVSNDGHRRVFDVVEAELMTELRRRLVIGWRSPRTWWLKGQTAETYPVVGIADAEPVPFPGFDRLVLSHARLQAVMREPRYASWRTALAAVLGIYLIVDTRDGRQYIGKADGAESIRQRWAAYATNGHGGNVELKSLEPSTFRYSLLRVFDPSTPGSEIDEAEGHFKLALGSRAHGLNRN from the coding sequence ATGGTGCTGACTCTTGGGCCGATTCTGCGGGATGCAGGCATCGATGTCGCTGACGCTCTCGTCATTCGTCACGCGTATGTCCGTGAACACGGGGATACGGGCTTTCCAGGCATCCATGCGGATTCAACTGACGCTGAGATCCTCGCGTACACGCAAAATCAATCTGTTTCGCCTCGGCATTTTCCCAGTGTTCCGGCCCGATTCTGGATCGTTTTCACTCGCGAGGGCGGGGATCAGGCACGGCTGTGGAGTGTGCTCGAGAACCTCGGTGAAGTGTCGAACGACGGACACCGTCGTGTGTTCGATGTAGTTGAGGCCGAGCTGATGACCGAGCTGCGACGACGTCTCGTCATCGGTTGGCGATCGCCACGGACATGGTGGTTGAAGGGACAGACAGCCGAGACGTACCCTGTCGTGGGCATCGCAGACGCGGAGCCGGTGCCCTTCCCCGGCTTCGATCGTCTGGTGCTGAGTCATGCGCGACTGCAGGCCGTCATGCGCGAACCCCGGTATGCGTCGTGGCGCACAGCCCTGGCCGCAGTCCTGGGCATCTACCTCATCGTCGATACTCGCGATGGTCGTCAGTACATCGGCAAGGCAGATGGCGCGGAGAGCATTCGTCAACGTTGGGCCGCGTACGCGACCAATGGTCACGGTGGCAACGTCGAGCTCAAGAGTCTCGAGCCCTCGACGTTCCGCTATTCGCTACTGCGCGTCTTCGATCCTTCGACTCCTGGCAGTGAGATCGACGAAGCCGAGGGTCATTTCAAACTTGCGCTCGGCTCGCGCGCGCACGGGCTGAACCGCAATTGA